Proteins co-encoded in one Cyprinus carpio isolate SPL01 chromosome B5, ASM1834038v1, whole genome shotgun sequence genomic window:
- the si:dkey-174n20.1 gene encoding retinol dehydrogenase 11 — translation MYLLYNIFSALLCFLILKWLKRRRHCMDVKRLDGKTVLITGGNTGIGKETAVSLALRGARVIIACRDEEKARKAVREIKARSHNVNVLYMELDLANMRSIREFCKTFLQKEKQLDILINNAGMPSVLDWTDDDFSMCFGVNHLGHFLLTNLLLPRLKESSPSRVINLTCSSYKYQKLDFQDLNYNLFPFFTYCRSKLANIYFTQELARMLEGKGVTAYAVHPGYVQSNWICHYSVLFRILVQVVMFMFFVSCEAGAQTVVYCAVSDEVLEHNGGYFTDCQPAHLRAFARDSGVAKKLWEASERLVKLA, via the exons ATGTACCtgttatacaatatattttccGCACTTTTGTGCTTCTTGATACTGAAATGGCTGAAACGGAGAAGGCATTGCATGGATGTGAAGAGGTTAGATGGAAAAACGGTTCTTATAACTG GTGGGAACACTGGGATCGGGAAGGAGACGGCCGTGTCGCTGGCTTTGCGAGGAGCTCGTGTGATCATCGCCTGCAGGGATGAGGAGAAAGCCAGGAAAGCCGTCCGAGAGATCAAAGCCAGGAGCCAcaatgtgaatgtgctgtatatGGAGCTCGACCTGGCCAACATGAGATCTATAAGAGAGTTCTGCAAAACCTTCTTACAAAAGGAGAAGCAGCTGGATATTCTGATCAATAACGCGG gcatgcCCAGCGTCCTCGACTGGACAGATGATGATTTCTCCATGTGCTTTGGCGTGAACCACCTTGGCCACTTCTTACTGACCAACCTTCTTCTCCCGCGGCTGAAAGAGAGTTCACCGAGCAGAGTGATCAATCTCACCTGCTCCAGCTACAAGTACCAGAAGCTGGACTTCCAAGATCTCAACTACAACCTGTTTCCGTTCTTCACCTACTGCCGCAGCAAGCTGGCCAACATTTACTTCACACAGGAGCTCGCTCGCATGCTGGAGGGGAAAGGAGTGACCGCGTACGCCGTTCACCCTG GTTACGTTCAGAGTAACTGGATCTGTCATTACTCGGTTTTGTTCCGGATCCTTGTGCAGGTGGtgatgttcatgttttttgtttcgtGTGAGGCTGGGGCGCAGACGGTGGTCTACTGCGCCGTATCAGACGAGGTGCTCGAGCACAATGGAGGATATTTCACTGACTGTCAGCCGGCTCACCTTAGAGCCTTCGCTAGAGATTCTGGAGTAGCAAAAAAACTTTGGGAGGCCAGCGAGAGACTAGTTAAACTGGCCTGA